CGATTTCGACCGGCAGAATCGAGTTGCGGAACTCCCACGGCTCGCCCAGGTTGTAGATGCAGGATACCGAGGCAACCACAATCACGTCGCTCCGCTCCACCAGCGCCGAAGTGGCCCGCAGCCGCAGCCGCTCAATCTCCTCGTTGATGGAAGCGTCCTTCTCGATGTACAGGTCGTGCTCCGGAACGTAGGCCTCGGGCTGATAGTAGTCGTAGTAGGATACGAAGTACTCAACCGCGTTCTCGGGGAAGAAGCCCTTGAACTCGCCGTAGAGCTGCGCGGCCAGGGTCTTGTTGTGCGACATGATGATAGTCGGCCGGTTCAGCCGCTCGATGACATTCGCCATCGCGAACGTCTTACCAGACCCGGTAACGCCCAGCAACGTCGCGTACTTCGCCCCGCCGCTGATGAACTCGCACAGCTTGTCGATGGCCTCAGGCTGGTCTCCTGACGGACGGAATGGAGCAACGAGTTTGAACTGCTGCTGCCTTTCGTCCATCAGCTAGCCTCTTTCCATCTGGCATTTTGCGATTTGCACTTTGCATTCTGCAGTTTGAATTGGCGGCGCAGCCGCTGCTGGCTGGTCACCGCTAGGTCTGAATGGAGCTACAAGCTTGAACCTGTCCTTCTGGTCACTCATAGCCGAATCTCCGCGTCACCCCCTCCCTTCCATTCCCTCCCCCTTGCAGGGGGAGGGAGAGGGTGAGGGTAGGCGTCATGCGTCTAGCGTTTGGCGTCAAGCGTCATCCCCGGCTGGTCTCCGGACGGCTTGAACGGCGCTACAAGTTTGAATCTGTCCGTCTGTTCAGTCACAACGAGATTCTGAGACTATGCTAGATTGGCTCAAGCGGACGTTGGATCCATCTATCCGGAACCAGAAAGTCGGAAACCCAAGGCCGGCTGGCACTAGCCACTAGCTGTCGGCCGCTGCCGATGCGCCGACGCCGGTTACAGACACGGCGTAGTGCGTGTCGGCTGAGAAGCTCACCTCAGCTTCGCGACGACCCGGCTTTCGTCGCCGGAGAACGTCGGCGTCTGGATGCGGTTGTGAAGGCGCTGGGCCCAGTAGGAGACGTTCTCGGACACGTACTTCCGGAACTCGCCGACGGTGATGGCCTTGTCCTTGTTGGCGTCGGCCTCACCTTGCAGGCCCTTCAGGAACCAGTACGTGAACAGGCCGTGTCGTTTATCGGAGTACCACGACGCCACTTCGCCCGCTCCACAGGCCGTGACCACGTTCATGTTGCCTACCGGCTGCTCTGTGACTGCTGCAACCGGCAAGGGGCTGGCCTGCTCAATGATCATACCCTTGTCGTAGGCACCGGAGAAGCACGCGTCCAGCACAACCGTCATGCTCTTGGCTGGAACTTGGCCGAGGTTCTCGTAGAACGTGCTGAGCGGATAGCCCTGCAAGTCAATGTAGCTCGGCTGGGCATCGGTCGGGACAAGGTACGCCTCTTTGGTCTTCAGGTCCGGCGCCCCATGGCCAGCGTAGTATACAAACACGTCGGACTCATCCTTGCGAACGTAGTTGTAGAGCTGGCCCTGCGGCTTGCCCTTAATCCCGAACACACCCTCCAAGTCAGCCTTCGAAGGATTCTGTAGGAATATGACGTTCTTCGCATCGTAGCCGAGCGCTTTGACCAGGTACACCTGTATCAGTGAGGCATCCCTCAATGCATATTCAGCCGTTGGCACCTTGGTATAGTCCCTGACAGCAACTACAACGGCGACCGCATCGGGATTGCGCATAACCGCAGTGGGGATGCCAGTGTCAACATCGGCAACGAGAGAAAGTGGACGCCTTCCCTGGGCCAAACCCGTGTCCACAGGGGCGATGGACACCTGCTCGAGACGTTCAACCGGACGATTCAGCGGGAAGTGC
This genomic interval from candidate division WOR-3 bacterium contains the following:
- a CDS encoding excinuclease ABC subunit B (The UvrABC repair system catalyzes the recognition and processing of DNA lesions. The beta-hairpin of the Uvr-B subunit is inserted between the strands, where it probes for the presence of a lesion), which codes for MDERQQQFKLVAPFRPSGDQPEAIDKLCEFISGGAKYATLLGVTGSGKTFAMANVIERLNRPTIIMSHNKTLAAQLYGEFKGFFPENAVEYFVSYYDYYQPEAYVPEHDLYIEKDASINEEIERLRLRATSALVERSDVIVVASVSCIYNLGEPWEFRNSILPVEIGKDMDREHLLEELVKLQYTRNDVDLKRSTFRVRGDVVDVHPSHRDYGVRV